The Trypanosoma brucei gambiense DAL972 chromosome 10, complete sequence genome has a segment encoding these proteins:
- a CDS encoding peptidyl-prolyl cis-trans isomerase, putative: MPLQYDIITKGTGPCPKAGDSVTVRAAGFFPDGRIFWPAKGGTESFSFRVGLGHVIRGWDEVVLQMPLGEKAKIAMTSEYAYGTKGFPEWGIEPGASLVFEMELVAIN; this comes from the coding sequence ATGCCGCTTCAGTACGACATCATCACTAAAGGAACTGGCCCTTGTCCGAAAGCAGGTGATTCCGTCACGGTGCGTGCCGCCGGTTTCTTCCCTGATGGGCGCATATTTTGGCCGGCAAAAGGCGGGACCGAATCCTTTTCATTCCGCGTGGGTCTTGGACATGTAATTCGGGGTTGGGACGAGGTTGTGCTTCAAATGCCTTTGGGAGAGAAGGCGAAGATTGCCATGACAAGCGAATACGCCTACGGGACGAAAGGTTTTCCTGAGTGGGGTATCGAGCCCGGCGCATCGCTAGTGTTCGAAATGGAACTCGTCGCAATTAACTGA
- a CDS encoding EIF3-interacting protein, putative, protein MASNPDSKLHIPDEMFNFFNSLNTAVDTGDISSFHNLYENIFPSHLSKYYAAEQGEFRPLPVLQRMEVAECFGNDTAGKLYSFLCFKHLFTDRDVTAEDAKVSWRTFCDLFVSLPGSCDIPNWFLWDIFDEFLFQMTVVYQKRFAEGAEWSVTEAVQMMEKVISESGIEEVMESDKADDITKSGENHVRWMSGFFGIITVAKINVLLGDYNSALSVLKPLDIYGRGKKILAEVAPANVSLMYYVGFSYLMLRRYADASRVFRQSLSAKVSSRKFSERVRLDCAFMHVVSCILCGTQPDNLSWLMDSRKLQVLEDDKELLATGDEERFRDVFDRCSPKFLAVPPVPPTVCKGMEGKELQARLFLRAVKQQQDTIKLRVYLGVYQTTTTELVKTVLDVNDGLVPLFAMKLTSRQLVHDGVSADLHSGTYVVRAALDCTVEGDNICVVQKSSYRTIESKYFKRMTQRRPRHRHFDNPRQGRRPAPDAHNTN, encoded by the coding sequence ATGGCGTCGAACCCTGATTCAAAGTTGCACATCCCCGATGAAATGTTCAACTTCTTCAACTCTCTGAACACTGCCGTGGACACAGGGGATATCAGCAGTTTTCACAACCTTTACGAGAACATCTTCCCCAGCCACTTGAGCAAGTACTATGCGGCCGAACAGGGGGAGTTCCGCCCCTTGCCAGTGCTGCAGAGGATGGAAGTCGCCGAGTGCTTTGGAAATGACACAGCTGGAAAGCTGTACTCCTTCCTGTGCTTCAAGCACCTCTTCACCGATCGTGACGTGACGGCAGAGGATGCTAAGGTTTCATGGAGGACTTTCTGCGACCTCTTTGTCTCTCTTCCAGGGAGTTGTGATATTCCGAATTGGTTCCTTTGGGATATTTTCGACGAGTTCCTGTTCCAAATGACGGTGGTTTATCAGAAGCGTTTTGCTGAGGGTGCAGAGTGGTCGGTAACTGAAGCTGTGCAAATGATGGAGAAGGTCATCAGCGAGTCGGGTATTGAAGAGGTTATGGAGAGCGACAAGGCGGACGATATCACCAAATCAGGGGAAAACCACGTTCGGTGGATGTCTGGGTTCTTTGGAATAATTACCGTAGCTAAAATCAACGTACTTCTGGGAGACTATAACTCTGCTCTATCGGTACTGAAGCCACTGGATATTTATGGTCGTGGGAAGAAGATCTTGGCGGAGGTAGCGCCTGCCAACGTGTCACTGATGTATTATGTGGGTTTCAGCTACCTCATGCTCCGGCGTTACGCCGATGCTAGCAGGGTTTTCCGACAAAGCCTCTCGGCAAAGGTGAGTAGCCGTAAGTTCTCCGAAAGGGTTCGATTGGACTGCGCTTTCATGCACGTCGTCTCCTGCATACTTTGCGGCACGCAACCCGACAATCTGAGCTGGTTGATGGATTCCCGCAAGCTCCAGGTCCTTGAAGATGATAAAGAGCTCCTTGCCACCGGTGACGAGGAGCGGTTTCGAGACGTCTTCGATCGCTGCAGCCCCAAGTTTCTGGCTGTACCCCCCGTGCCACCAACTGTGTGCAAGGGTATGGAGGGTAAGGAACTTCAGGCCCgcctttttcttcgtgcAGTGAAGCAGCAACAGGACACAATTAAACTCCGTGTGTACCTTGGTGTGTATCAAACTACAACCACAGAGCTCGTCAAAACCGTCTTAGACGTCAACGACGGACTCGTGCCGCTGTTTGCCATGAAACTGACCTCCAGGCAACTGGTTCATGATGGTGTCTCCGCCGATCTGCATTCTGGCACATATGTTGTCCGTGCAGCACTTGATTGCACGGTTGAGGGTGATAACATATGCGTGGTGCAGAAGTCGTCCTACCGCACAATTGAGTCAAAATATTTCAAGCGCATGACGCAACGCCGCCCGCGCCACAGGCATTTCGATAACCCACGTCAGGGAAGGCGACCGGCACCGGATGCCCACAATACTAACTAA